One Gossypium hirsutum isolate 1008001.06 chromosome A08, Gossypium_hirsutum_v2.1, whole genome shotgun sequence genomic window, TAGAGGGGACGACAGAGAAAGCTATAGTTAAAAATAGGTAGACTGATGCTGTTAAATCATAAGAAGTTGATTTGATGATGATTGATGGCTTGCCTGTCTTATATTCCCCTTTTTAATATAACGTAGAAAAAATTAAGCTGCCATTTCATTTTCATGGCtggttaagaaatttttttgTATTGATAAACATAAGCCTTCTTGCCCTTCAAAAATCTGGTACTATTTGTCAATAGATTGTGTTATAAGACATGTGGGTCTATGTATAATATATGGCtccaaattttaattaatttttttgaagagATAGATAATGGTAATTAAGAACAGTAAAGCAGAAATCTGGTGCATGGTCTCTCATGTTTTATTATCCCCACAGAAGGATCCTCTCATTGAAAAAACAAAAACCTTTTCAATGGCTTGGGTGTGGGGGAACAGTAACGACACCACCACTCCATTTCCCAAAACTAAAAAGAATTCCCCACAACACAAAGTCCCATACCCCAACACCCCTTGAGAGGAAGATACAATTTCTAGTCTTTAAATCATCAATAAACCCACCTTGAAACTTGGGTTTAAGTTCAACAGAGAAAAGATAGGCAATAGAGCTTCTCATTTCATCCACCAATCCCAATATCATGCTAACAAAAACCattgataaataaaaaagagaaagaaaggaagaaagaaagaaactccATAACACCTTCACAGTCATTTTCCACAACACCTCGGAGTACAGTAACCCCACACTCCATCATTTTCAGTTAGACAAATGTGAAAAAGTAtagaaacaaatttttaaaaataaatgggGTCGTTCAAATTACAAAGATAAAAAAGATAAAGAATGCCCCATATTAACTCTCAACAGTCACAGGCAGTCCCTTGATTTTACATCACTTGTTTATAGTCATCAAGACATATTCACCCATGTTTACATAAATGGTTATCTTTTTTTTTGAAGATAAACTATACGTTTTATAGAAGAGGGGGGGGGGGGATGTTGTTTTCACCATAAGCTTGTGTGGCAGTTGGTTGCCACAGTGATTGAAAGCGCCCATCTTTTCATGTCTATTGACATTGATAGTTGATATATCACTTGGCTTGTTCATGTCCTCTTTTGACTCTCTGTTTCTCTCCTCTGCTTGCTTCATCATTGTCAAGCACTGTGTTGAAGTAGAACTAAAGCAAGACCAAAGACAAATACTACCCCtgaaagagagaagaaaacaCACCAATCTCAAAAACAATGGGGTCTCTTGGAGCTGAAACTGCAAAGAAGAAAGCAATGTGGCTCTATCCTAAAGTTTCGGGTTTTAATCCTTCTGAGAGATGGGGGCACTCTGCTTGTTTCTCTAATGGGGTTGTTTATGTTTTTGGGGTATgtttaaattaacttaaattcTTCCATTGGTGTAATTTTGTCTTTTATCAAAGCTACCAGTAAAACAAACAAtgcagaattttttttttccCAGTATATGTTTTGTAACTACCTTTTCACTCgtaattttatttatactttgtactaccatcatttttttttttgctttctttaTGCAATCTGGCTATCTTTAGTTAAGGGAACATACAACTttcttcatatattttaattcttACTACTTTCTCTTATGCTTCTTCTGGTTAGTATATTACCTGAAGTTTGTCCTTCAGGTTGCATATTCTCCAATTAGTAAAGACTATATTTAGGATGACTACTAAACTCTCTTTCTATAAGATAACCAAAAAAGAAGAACTCCTTTTATATAATACTAGAAAGCAGCAATCTCATTCTCcatttctcttttttctcttgATTTCCTCCTTTCTTCCCTTTCCCTTattcatctttctcttctttttttttttttggacaatTAGTATTCTTTTGCAAGTCtgtaattgttaaaattttggcTTGTAATCTGTCATGTATAGCAAGTTCTTCTAAGTTCCCGGTggaagtttttttattttttttatttcattgttaaTTTTTTCACAAGATTGTATTAGCTGGCAGGTGCATGCTGCTCAACCTATATGAAGGAAATTGTGCTAGGATGGAAAACTGTGTAACATGGAGGAGTTTCTTGATCCTTTGCTTTAAAACAGTGTGTGAACATTAGGCTTGTTTACTCTCTCTGGTCCCATATGTTGTCAAAATGGAAGCGACTCACTAAATTTCTTGTTTTTCACTTGGCCTTAATCTCTCTTTAACCTTTATATTTTTGCTTATATTATTGAGCCATAGGACTActgaattttgtaaattttgatgcTTGTTTCTATCAAAAGGAGAGAAACCATATGAAGGAAAAGATCAAGAAATTGTTTCCGAGGAATATAAAGATGCTTTCCCTTTAAGTTTTGCATGTTGATCAGCCTGTTTTTACACATTACAGGGGTGTTGTGGAGGTCTACATTTCTGTGATGTTCTCATGCTAAATCTCAACACAATGGTATGGAAAACTCTCGAAACCACAGGCCAGGGACCTGGCCCTAGAGATAGCCACAGTGCTGTTCTTGTAGGGACTAAAATGATGGTATTTGGGGGCACTAATGGTTCCAAGAAGGTAAATGATCTTCATGTACTGGACCTTGCATCGAAAGAGTGGATACAAGCGGAATGTAACGGTGTTGCACCTTCTCCTCGTGAAAGTCATACTGCCACACTTGTTGGTGAAGATAAGGTAGTGATTTTCGGAGGTAGTGGTGAAGGTGAAGCAGTTTACTTGAATGATTTACATGTTCTGGACCTTAGGACTATGAGATGGACTTCTCCTACTGTGCGAGGTCATATCCCCGTCCCTAGAGACAGTCACAGTGCTGTTGCAATCGGGAACAAGCTCGTCGTGTATGGAGGGGATTGTGGTGATCGATATCATGGAGATGTCGATGTGTTTGACATGGACAATTCTACTTGGTCAAGGGTATTGGTTTTACTTTCCCAGTCTCACAGATTCAGTTtataggaaagaaaaaaaatggaattaacttaaattaaattCTTTGACTGATTTATGAAttataatacttttttttatataacttttCATGTAAAGTTGGCTGTTCAAGGCTCTTTACCAGGTGTTAGAGCAGGACATGCTGCTGTGAGTATTGGAACAAAGGTAGCATATGTTACCGAGTTACCATTGATAATGAGACTACATTTGGGATATGATGACTTGGAAAAGGTTTACACCtagagaaattttttattttgaaggttTTCATTATTGGAGGGGTTGGAGATAAACACTACTACAATGATGTTTGGGTCCTAGACGTGAGTGCTCGTTGTTGGGCGCAACTAGATATATGCGGCCAGCAGCCTCAAGGCAGGTTTTCTCATACTGCTGTCTTCACAGAGTCAGACATTGCTATCTATGGAGGGTAAGTTCTTTTGATTACATGATTGCTTTACATCCCAGTCTCCATTGTCCCTTGACATTGTGTTCGCATGGTTATTTCATAGACCTTTCCTTAATGCATGTAGCTGTGGGGAGGATGAACATCCCATCAAAGAGTTGCTGGTTTTGGAACTTGGAACACAGCATCCTAATGGTCGTTATAACATGTGTACAATTTTTGGAAGCCATTGGAACCAAGAAAAGAGAAGATTCCTCAGAGTAGCACAAAACAACTTGGTAACGAACATGCTGTATAAACTGCAAAATTTCTATCTCCATTTAGTTGTTATGATGTTATGTAATAAGAAAGAGATGCTTGTTTTATTTTGAAGCAGAGAACTATGTATTTGGGGGATAATGAAGTATCAAAACAGGAAGCTCATGAAGCAGAACAAGAAGCAAAGCGCTCTTTTCGGTCCAGTTCAGGTTTGTTTAGAATCAAAATTCATTGCCATAGAGCTGGATGTTTCAAATATGTTAAAGTTTCATCTATTCGTTACTCTTAGATCCATCaaattcaaaaaggaaaagaagtgcCAATCCAAAGACAAGTGAGGTTGAATCGGAACAAGAAGAACATTCCCTTTCTCTCTCGCAGCATTCATCGCCCTCACAATCTGATCAAGAACAAGCCCCACCACAAAAGCCTACAAATTCCACAGCGTCTCATGAACTTAACCTGTTTAAGCCGTTGCATCATATACCAAGCCATTGTCAGCTTAACAGTGTTCCAAATAACCATAAGGAAACCAGATATATGGTCCACAACACTAGGCAAGAGCTGCAGTTTATAAGGGAACACCAAAACCTTCAGAAACCAGAACAAAATAAACATTTTGTTCAAACTGGCAGAACAGGATCGCAGTACTCAGCTGCGGAACATAAACGCATGGAGGCAGGGCCCATTCACAACTTGGTAAAACATTGGTCTTTGTTGAAGCCTCTGTCTATTGAGTGCAAATTATGTTgtttatttatctaaaatttgTGGCAATGAATATGTAAGACTCCATTAGCATTGTTCATTTTCTTACTGGGAGTTTATGCTTTATTCATTTTCACTTGTTCATGCTTCTCATGATTGAATGTTTTTCTCCTTAGCTTGGTGCTGAAGTTCGTGGCAAAGTCGACGGAGCCTTCGATTCGGGTTTCCTGATGACAGCAACGGTTAATGGGAGGATATTGAGAGGGGTCTTATTTTCACCTGTAACTAAGCTTTTTCTTGAATTACTTAATGGAACTTTCTAATTCATTTGTTCAAATACATcttattatcatttcattattttcttttatcaacTTTAGGGACAGGGCTTGATCTCTAGAGAGCCAATGCTTGCTAAAACACCCGCATCAACAAGCCATATTGCTGCCACTCAGCCTCTAAACTCAAGCAATTCAGAGCCGGTGAAGGCTTCCCAGTCCCACCCACCAACAATGCGTATACTGCCAGAACCGAGTCAAAGTCCTCGGAAAGCTTTAGTAAATGGACTGCATTCGGCAACTAAAGCTTCTTCTCCATCGAAGCTAAGACGTGATCTTGGAGATGTGGTTCTAACACTAGGAGGACCTGGAAGTGGCCATGCCTGACATTTTTATGCAAAATAGTTAAAAACCAGCTTGTGGTTGCGggcataaaataaaatgatagcCGTTTGCTTTATTATGTAAATGGTGATCCCTCCTAAAAGATGCCTGTAATTTAGGCTTTTGTGTTTGAGCATCAGTTTTTATCACCTTTTTTGCATGTAGGCTTGGCAATATAAgagtgttttgttttgttttctccTTATCATTTCAAGGGCTCCATTAACTTATTTTCCGCAAAGGGTCTTGAAAGCATTTTAAGATAAAAGTGTTGACCACCCTTGGGCTTCATTAATTCATGATTAAGTCTAAAAAGTCATTGAatccaaataaaatcaaattcttaAGCGAGCATTTCTTTAAATCCAGTTTCAACATCAAATCTTGACAACCCTTGAAGTGACCAACACTCATCCAAGATTAAATTAAGACGATCATTGAATCAAAACTCTATCGAAGAGAAGAATCAAAGGATTAACTTAGATTAAATTAAAACGATCATGTGATTTTACGTTGATTTTAAGCTTGAAAATGGTGAATCTCGTTTTATTAAGTTAAAGTACTGTTTCAAAGCTATTTTCAATCTATTTTTATCCTATTAGAAGGtttttaatcttaatttaacAATCTTTTTCAAAGATTTGAATGATCTTTTCACTTTAAAGTTGATTTGACTTGATTTTTCAGAAAAATGATATCTatgtaattgtaaaaaattaaaggtttaaatatataattagatgatatttaggAAGATTAGGATCGAAATTAAGGTTTAGAAACAAGATTTGAGTGGTTAAATTGTATTTTCGACAAAACTAGCTAAGTTTTTGGTATAGAGATCTAGAGGCTTTGATCTGTGATTTTAGAATGAATTAATCTTGTTTGTTGTTGTTTGTAATGCCTTTGTAATGTGTTTGATGTGTATGTAAAGTGCCAACTCATTTGGGAGCTTCTACAAGTAAGGACAAAGGTAAACAAAAGCTAACTTAAGCTTTGTTGTGGAAGCTAGTTGCTAAGGTGAGTGATCTTGTGTGCTATAATTAATGCACAAAACAATGAGTTAATGGGGGCTTAGGTGATCAAAATCATCAAATCTAAGTCTTAGAAGTAAGTGTTCTTACTTGAGTTTTGATTATTTGATCAACAAGATTATATGTGTTGTGAAAGGCTAAGTGTGtgatgtgattatatatgttgaTTATGTGATTAAATATGCCTTGTGGATAGCTTGATTTATGCACACACATCTGGTATGAAAGTGAGTTTGGCTCAATAAGCAAAATGTTAGCACTTGTAGTGCAttatatgaaagtgataagtgtgAGTGTGAACAAACCAGGAAATTATTGTGTGAAATGGATATATTGGACTTGTGAACCtttgaaaatatttgatatagttggcataccataaAATTTGAGTACTTATCTATATGTTTTGCTATTGGGACATTTGGGACAtgtggagggataagggaatctGGAGCATTGCTCCATTCAtgggatatgttggtgtgttggagagtgttagtttCATGCTACACTTACTTGGGACATTCGGACTCTTTTGAGTCATGGTGTGATGGAGATCCATGTATAAAATGAGAGCCTTTGATATGCATTTTCATCCCCACAAGTTGCCAATGTATCAATATGATATGATGGTTGACGATACTATGTGTTAAGTGTATTTAGCATGCTTGTTTTTAACTCTTGTGTTTGTAATTTATTGTAGCATATTGAGTACTTACTGAGCTTGGTTAAGATCACGCTCTTTTGTGTCTATTTTTGCAAAGGCATAGCTTGTGTGGAGTGACAAAGTGAGCATGTTGGTGATCCAAAGGAAAATGCACTTTGATTATACATGTGAgatggtttttattttataaggGATGGCAATGTGGGTTTAAATTTAAGGGGATAGACTCTacttttgttttggttttgtaAACGGACTTTCCATGGATTgtttaagaaattttatatttgttttgtgGATGTTTTAATTGCTTAGATGATTGCATGAAGTATGCTTGCTGAATGCTTAGACTATATGTTGAATAGCATGCTTGTGCCATAGTGATTTGTGATTAAAAGTTGCTTAAATGATGTGTTAAAGGCTTGGACAGATGCAAAATGACCAAATGGTAAGATATGTACCTATAATGCACTTTAAATTGCCATATATGCAAGTTTGATATGTTGAGTACCTTAATTTGAGACTTAGAAAAGCATGAAGCATAGGTGACTGATTTGGATGTCAAAGCAAGTTAATGAATGATTTTGTGTATTTAAGTATGATTGACATGTTTTATGTAAGTTAATGACATGTTAAAATAGGGGAAACAACATGAAATCTCTATTTGGTATGTGTACTTGAGTGTCAAAATGCCTAATGTAAATGCTGTAAACTTTTTTGCAATTTTTCTAGTCAATGTCACGACAAACCATATAGGATGTCATGAAAAGGACTCGATGTCGCAACATGGGACTCGCGTGGTCGCAACACGACGTTCAGAGAGTTTTGGGCATGTTTTGAATCTGTTGTAAATAAGTCATAATTTTTACACCATAAAAATGGAGGCATTAAACACCACAAAATGCTTTAAACAATTTACATGACATggatttaaaattgaatttcaatATGTTAGtttcaatttcttaaaaaaaattatttggatattctgtaaaatttacaatttagtccttaaactttgttttgaaattaaattagttttagatgtcgttttaagctaaaattttcacaaataatttaaaataaaatgccCAAGACACTGAACGAACCAAATTTCATGAATTACGAGTTTTTATTCTGATGTGTAAAATGacattttacccttatttttaaATTGCTAATTTGGGTTAATTGAAGCATGATTTAGGCTTGCATGACTAGAAATACTTGATTAAGCATGGTTTGATGGTGTAATGGTTGCTTTTATGGTGTGATTAGATGATCGGTAAGAAGAGTCATAAAAGTGGCTAATGTGATGTTCTGGATTTGGGTCAGTTTGTTTCGGCTAGGTTTGGGGCGCCACAATATAAAACCAAAACCTAATCCTAAATCTCATGCcactattcaaaataaaataatacagtttctgaataataaaaatatatcaaataatagtCTAAAATATTTCAATAAGCTAAACTGAGCTGAGATACTCCAGATGTCTTGCTCGCATCCTAACTTGATGGGTTATCtataaagatgaaaataaaagggaagtGAGTTATGACGCTCAGTGTGAGTTCCATTACAAGTAAATCGGTGCCAAACAATAATCCAAGCATAtgtaataatagttttcaatacATTAGTAATCATATAACATAGTAGAAATTGACAGTTCGTTCAAGCATGTTAATGCATGACGATgtaatataattaacaatttcAGTTTAATAGTGTAAATAGATCCTACCCCACACTACACTCCACAATAAGAATACCCTAGAATTATTATATCTCGAACACTCTAGTttatggataaaccaccagtGTTACAGGTAATTCGCCGCTAGTGGTTGTGAATAAAAAACGAGTTTGAAGATACTAGCTGCCAGTGTAAGTTGTGGATGAACCACAAGTGCTTACAAATTCATACACTGCCATTAGTTGTGAATACACAACGATTTTGCAGATGAAAGCTACTAGTAATTTGTGGATAAACCATAGTATTTATAGTTTAAAACTGCCAGTACTTCCTCCTTTCAAAGCGTCCCGCCCTATGCAATGCAATATAACATTCGAGCATCAAtacaatacaaaaataataaacatgtttaacatgcttttatTTCAACAGTAACAATAGACATAGCTGTCATGTATTTAGTTTAACGGTACAGTAAGCATGTGATTCATGTAATCAATAATTCAGTTATAtgataaacaataataaattatcGGTAATTCAATCATAGAAGCATGTATAATTCACATAGCATACTTCTATAGTGATAATCTAATCAATCAATCATGGAATCTAACATTAATCCTAAAATCAGGGactcaattgaataaaaataaatcactaaaaatagttcaGGAACCATTCAAGGACTAATCtacataaatcataaaattttgggcaaaactataattttttagaagtaggggacacacagccatgtgaccagACCGTGTGGAGGgcgtacacggccgtgtgagagacTGTGGCCATGTGGTGTTTGAAATATCAATCTACAGGGGAGACACGACCACGTAGAGAGGTTCAAACCGTGTGAGAAGCAAAAGCCCTGGGTTTTCAGGGGAACATGGTCGTATGGTCCACATGGGTGGCCCATATGCCCATGTGGTCTATTTTTGGCTCAATTTTGccttaattttatcataaaaaaacaCGCACCTATTATCGAAAGATGAGTGACGTCCCTGTCATTCAAACATGGTCTGAGATACCTGAATCGGGTCATTCAAACGATAATTAGGTGAGAATTAACAACGAATTTCAAGATTTATCCAAGATTGTCAAGATTTTTAGTAAAGATTCGGAAAGATCCCTTAATTTATATGAAAGATTAACATTGAATATAATTACTACGAGAATTTGGGATTAACTCCCTGAATTGAATTGAAACTTGCCGATTTTGGAAAGATTAGAGACGAAATTGACGGTGTTACGCTAAATTGATAGGAAGAACGAATGGGGATTGACTTCGGATTtgggataaaaattaaatttcagcaaTGGAGAgcaaaaattttgcaaagaaaagagaggagaaataggaaaaagagagaaaaattcaatttttatttggaaaaaaaaaaccagtTTTCAAGTACAATTAGGAAAAGAGTTGAATCTTTAGGGCTTTAAAACTCTAAGGAGCTGCTAGGTAAATTCCCCTAgctgttaaaaataaaagaaatggaaagaaaaatgaTGTGATTTGAAagcattatttaatatatatatcctAGTTTGGTTTTGGTAAGTGTGGTTTGAACCTTACACTCCTATAGAAATACATTAACTACATAACCATCTAAATTAAACCATTTCTTAGTAATGTGGCACTTCTAACCTTATATATTCTGTGTTGTTACATCTAGTTCTTGACATTTCGTGTTTGGTTGTTATTTAAGCTTTAGTTTAGCATTGGATCCTTATGTCCATAACAATTAGTGGCATTGATAATTTTTATCTAATGTGGTTGGTACCCATAGGTTGATTTACTTACTAGTGCCGAAAATTAATAGCCCCAATTTCTATTTTCTAAGTGGTTACTATTAATTCTTTAGGTTCGATCCTCGATATACTCTAACAAATATTTTGTTGTAAATTTATTACTTGAACAACCCTACACTTGTGGACAAAAAgcttcaaaattattttattttataacaatgtACTAAAGTCACTTTAAACATCACTCTCTTTTTTGCACCTGTAAAAATATAGGCATGTATGAATAGTGTCGTTTCATTACGCCCAATTTTGATCatattgtttacaacaatgtgCATTGGTTGTTGCCAGAAAAgggttgaaaaaaaaaagtttaaaacaatttttttttaccatttcaactttactttaattttttttctcctgtttgctttttattttttgttttgcttAGCGGGTTGTTAGCCTTTGGGCTAGTTATCGCCCGCCTTTTTCCTCTCCCATCAACCTTTTCTTTATTCTTCATTCACTacacatcttttttttttcaatttgcagatctattttgtgggtatctttgttgtcttcacaagttgtgatgaaCAAATGACGGTGCATATCGTTCGCTAAAACTCTACTAGCCACTAGTATTTTTCTTGAAAAGTCGGTGACTTTTCGTCAACTTCTTAATCCGTTTTTGGTTTGAGagcattttaaaataataaatgatttcacgtgTCAATTTAAACCgatgttgtcttaagttttacatgttttttgtttgtttttccattgtttaataagtcttcagttttagaagtttttgtctgcTCTTCTAGCACGTTTTTTAGTCTTGCTTTACAAGTGATTATAGGGATGATTTTATTGTcatcctctctagtttggtgaatgctcgaTTCATTTGTTGATATTTGTTTGCTGCTTTAGACCATCCGGGGTTGATTTCCTTATCGTATTAAATACttgcaatcactccagatatgtcgtgcttgagttgtgacaaagtcAATTGTCAACatgtcataatgttctattgatactGATGCTATAGCCTTTGTTATGTTGATGGAGCTTGTCCTTCACTATCTACAACGAGTGTTTGCTATTTTTCTCTCTAAATTGTATGGTTCCAttcattgaataaattaaattaccttttaaaaaaaactttactttaaactttaaaatatgaaaagtaataaataaataaaaaaattatctgacaaacaaaaattattttatataattgatcaGGATCGATAATCAAAAACACTATAATAAAACAaaccaaatataaaaacataCCAA contains:
- the LOC107893851 gene encoding rab9 effector protein with kelch motifs isoform X2 → MGSLGAETAKKKAMWLYPKVSGFNPSERWGHSACFSNGVVYVFGGCCGGLHFCDVLMLNLNTMVWKTLETTGQGPGPRDSHSAVLVGTKMMVFGGTNGSKKVNDLHVLDLASKEWIQAECNGVAPSPRESHTATLVGEDKVVIFGGSGEGEAVYLNDLHVLDLRTMRWTSPTVRGHIPVPRDSHSAVAIGNKLVVYGGDCGDRYHGDVDVFDMDNSTWSRLAVQGSLPGVRAGHAAVSIGTKVFIIGGVGDKHYYNDVWVLDVSARCWAQLDICGQQPQGRFSHTAVFTESDIAIYGGCGEDEHPIKELLVLELGTQHPNGRYNMCTIFGSHWNQEKRRFLRVAQNNLRTMYLGDNEVSKQEAHEAEQEAKRSFRSSSDPSNSKRKRSANPKTSEVESEQEEHSLSLSQHSSPSQSDQEQAPPQKPTNSTASHELNLFKPLHHIPSHCQLNSVPNNHKETRYMVHNTRQELQFIREHQNLQKPEQNKHFVQTGRTGSQYSAAEHKRMEAGPIHNLLGAEVRGKVDGAFDSGFLMTATVNGRILRGVLFSPGQGLISREPMLAKTPASTSHIAATQPLNSSNSEPVKASQSHPPTMRILPEPSQSPRKALVNGLHSATKASSPSKLRRDLGDVVLTLGGPGSGHA
- the LOC107893851 gene encoding acyl-CoA-binding domain-containing protein 4 isoform X1; this encodes MGSLGAETAKKKAMWLYPKVSGFNPSERWGHSACFSNGVVYVFGGCCGGLHFCDVLMLNLNTMVWKTLETTGQGPGPRDSHSAVLVGTKMMVFGGTNGSKKVNDLHVLDLASKEWIQAECNGVAPSPRESHTATLVGEDKVVIFGGSGEGEAVYLNDLHVLDLRTMRWTSPTVRGHIPVPRDSHSAVAIGNKLVVYGGDCGDRYHGDVDVFDMDNSTWSRLAVQGSLPGVRAGHAAVSIGTKVFIIGGVGDKHYYNDVWVLDVSARCWAQLDICGQQPQGRFSHTAVFTESDIAIYGGPFLNACSCGEDEHPIKELLVLELGTQHPNGRYNMCTIFGSHWNQEKRRFLRVAQNNLRTMYLGDNEVSKQEAHEAEQEAKRSFRSSSDPSNSKRKRSANPKTSEVESEQEEHSLSLSQHSSPSQSDQEQAPPQKPTNSTASHELNLFKPLHHIPSHCQLNSVPNNHKETRYMVHNTRQELQFIREHQNLQKPEQNKHFVQTGRTGSQYSAAEHKRMEAGPIHNLLGAEVRGKVDGAFDSGFLMTATVNGRILRGVLFSPGQGLISREPMLAKTPASTSHIAATQPLNSSNSEPVKASQSHPPTMRILPEPSQSPRKALVNGLHSATKASSPSKLRRDLGDVVLTLGGPGSGHA